The Amblyomma americanum isolate KBUSLIRL-KWMA chromosome 2, ASM5285725v1, whole genome shotgun sequence genome contains the following window.
ATTTATTGTCTCCTTCGCTGAAACAACTTGCGGTTCGAAAGAAACAGCAAAAATACACCTCGCATTGTTGGAGCAGGTAATTACGGGCGTCGGTTTTTTCAGGGCAGCTGCAAATGTCGCAGTCAAAACCCAGGAATCGATTTGTTTTTAGCACACTTTATTTTGGGTGTATTTCGTGCTGCACGTAAAAACTCACACCGAAGGCACAGCGCGATAAAACAACGTAACGTGAAAACTCATTTCTCGCAATTAAAGTTACAATGCACGCATTAAATAATCAAATTAGTGCAAATCACACAACTGCTCATGTGTCATaactgctgcagaaaatccgtccTCACGCTGCAGGAGTACATGTTACATCTTCCAGATAAATGTCCCTCCCATAACTCTCACAAAGAGCCTATGTCCCCACAACATGAATATAATGCATCGCCGGAATAAATCATTCGGATCACTGAGTTTCACATATTTTAGACATGGTCATGACTCATGTGGCAACTTCTGCTTGATTTTGTTTCTGCTTGAGCATATCAGTTATTACATGATCCACGAATAGATATGCCTTGTTGGTGTTCTAAATTTTCTGTTATCATCTACCTGCGCGTCATCCTTAACATGCATCTGCGAGAGTGGATTGAACTTGACTCTGACTTCCATTTCCCGATATGGCACTGCAACCTTGTGCAATGGCACTTCTGCTAAGCTGGGTGAGCGGAGGTTTTCGGTTTTTCAGCAGGAAGCATTTTTCAGCATTAAACCATTTATGAAAGTAATCTTTTATATAATGCCATATTACCCCAAACAATCATTAGatccgcagatcacccaacggcagtcttgcttttttttctgcggaCGTTTTTGCTTTATATTAACGTTTttgcagtcttaactgtttgatgcAATCGATGGagacattttaaaagaaagattttgctacatatcacaagAATGCACCTTATACTAAATATTTCCATcagagtatcttacaattttctcattaaaaaaattttCGTCCGAGAATATTGGACATGGTACGCCAAGTGTAAATTACACACGCTCGCAGTCCACAAAATCTACACAAAGAGCTCCTTCTAATATCTCTTAGTACGTCGGGCCCCATGCAGCCAGCGCGAAAGCCCAGGCGATCAAAGCCCAGTAAAGGAATTTGATCGTGCCGTACACCCACTTCTCCCATTTGCGGCCCTTGTTCTTGCGCAGCACCGCGAGTCCCAAGGTGCAGCCCACGAAAACGCCCACAAGGTGGGGCAGCGTGCCAACGCTAGGAATTGGGTTGAGGTAGTACGCCTGCACCGCGTCGACCATCGTGTACAACACTATCAGGACGACGCGACCAATCGCGCTGCCGAACTGACGGTAGTTGACGATGATGTCGACTACGTGAGCCCAGAGCACGGAGTAGACAGCAGCCGAGGCTCCCGCCGTGTAGTAGTAGCCGCAGATGAACGCCAGCTCGGCAGCTGTGAAAGCCCCGGCCGCGTAGAGGTACGGTATCTTCCAGGGGCTCTGGAGCAACGAAAGGGGCAGGCAGACCAGGAGCTCGATGGCGACGGCCAAGACGAGAGAGAGGCCGTTGAAAGTGACGAGCACGAATGACACGGTGCGCCAGACCTCCCGTTTCCGCTCCAGGACGAGGACGAGCTTATCGTCGAAGCGGAGATGGTCGTCCATCTCTCTCTGCGTTTCTGGGCAGCACCAGAACAAGTACTGAAGGTACACGACTATCTGCGTGACAATGACGAGACCGAAGAACAGCACTTGAATCAGAAAGACCGGATAGTCCACCATGGCGTGGCGGACCAACCTTGCCCGCTGCAGTCTTCCGGCGTACACATTAGCGGCGGCCGTGACGACCTTATGAAACCGCTTCTGCCTGACACTAGCCGGACGTCCTGACGTGCACATGAGCAGAAACTGCTCGAGGTTCAGCGAGCTCTGTTCGTTTTCGTTCACCAGCTCGTTGAGCTCTTGGAGGATGCTCGCCGGGCACTTGGAATTTGGTGTGAGGAATGCCAGCAGCTCGACCGCGTAGGCCTTGTCTCCGCGCTGCAGCTTCTTGTAGATTTCGGTCCAGTAGGGAATTTCCTCCATCCATATCTTCTGCTTTCTCGCGGCGGTCATGCTGCCTCCCATTGCTTCGATTGCTCACTTGACCAAAGAAAGCGATCTTGATTCAGGAATAATATTCGGGAAACGTGATCCGACGCGGGAGCGAAGCAAGGCCTATCAAGCTTCTTGCAATGCTCGGTGAAGACTGCATCGATGCCAGACGACGGAGGAGATGCCGGTACCAGGCGTACCTTGGCGTTTCGATTTGTCGACGTATGCATATGAGCAGCAATGAAGGTGTTGACGAGGGCACGAGCAATACCAAAAGAAGCTCTCCCGCCTTTTTATGTATTTTGCTGCCTGCCGTGAGGATATCAACTCATGAATCTTTCGATCTTTCATATGGTGGTACGGAAAGCAGAAGTGGACGACAGCATTGGTTGCCATGGTGCGCTGTGCGCACTGCTCTGCAGTGGCACTTGGGTGATCATATTGATCAGCAGATTACAAGGACCGAGGGTCACTTGGTACGGCCTCATTACTTTTGCGACACTTGGACTTATtctgtaatattttttttcttccgtgaAGCGCTTTGAAGGCGACGCTATCTGCGCACTTGCGGAAAAGGCATCATTTTACGCAGGAGGTTTTTGTTATGCCTCACAGCAAAAATGACATTTGGGCGGCCCAGCCAATTACGTTGAAAGACATTTCGGCATTGACATCATGGAACAAAACATTGTCACTAAAAACTTGCTCCTTCCACATGAACAGCATTTGAGCAAAAACTGAACTGAAAACCTAAAGGTGCACAAAACCACTCGTGTGCAAGTTTTGAATCACTCTGCATTAATGTAGAACTATAAGCAGTGAGGTGCTGACGCACTCGTCAGCTAGTAACAAATGCAAAAACGAGCGATAAAAAAACAAGCTTTAGCCACAATGAGATTCATTTCATATCCCCGTCCCTTAGTGCTCGAGTCGCACGGCAGAAAACATGGCTGTGCATGATGCAAGAAGAGCCTGTAATAAACTATACAGACCGTTTATTTGAGATTTCACTTATTATTCTGCAATAAATGAATTTATGTCCCACGCTAAGTTACCCAGACGACAAAAGGACGATAGCGAAATACCAAGAACTTATGACAGTTATAAATCCAGAACCAAATAATTTTTATCACAAAAACACACTGAAAAAAGTCTTTTTCAGCACTAATTTCAGCTGAAGGAATGTATAAAACATTTTTTAGGGCATTGTAAATTTCAGTACCCATTTCTTGCCTAATATACTGACCAGGTATGCAACTAAGCTTCTCCTAACGCATATTTTGCAAGCTCTCAACGACTGATCACAGGGGTTTGCAATACGTCAGCATCAAGGGTGGAACCTGACAAGTTATTCACATTTAGAACCTGTTGCTAGCCTTCTGCAGAGAGGGTAGAGCCAGAAGCGGGGATTCTTAGTAAGGAATGCGTTGAGAGTAACACTGCTTCAAGCGCGAAAAGTTTAGCACCGGTAGTCCCACCACTAGGCCTGCCAAAGCACCTCCGTAATGACCAGCGTAGCTCAGCACCTGCCCGTGCTTGTTCTCCGGGCCGCGAATAATCGAGTACAGGTCATTGAGGTATATCAGCAGCAACGTGGCTACTCTGAGCCCCACTAACTCCATGTCGTTAAAGTTGGCCGCAATGTGGGCCAAATGGGCCGTCTGCAGAGAGTAGACGCCGCTTGAGGAGCCCACGATGTACGCGTTAGGGCTAAGCACCGACTGCGCCAGTGGACCGCACAGGAGCCCGCTGACGTAGACCAGCATCACTGGCCACCAAGAGTGGACGACTTCGAGCGGGAAGGCGAAGGCGACCTGGAAGAACAAGTTGCCGCCCAGGTGGAGAAAGCCGTCGTGGACAAGCGCGTACGTCAAGTACCGCCAAACCTCACGACGCCTGTGCGGGTTGAAGACGAGGGAACTGTTGCAGGGCAGCTGGCACAGCTGGCGATGCCCCGGTGCTTCGTGGCAGGAAGGCAGGGCACAATGGTAGGTGAAGGTTGCCACCTGAAAAATGATCGTTTTTTCGTTTagatcatacccagcaattctggacaaaatcgttttaagcgggaaaccgtttatgaacgcaatttcttcatataatgcaagatttcactaaacaatcaatgtatccgcatatcacccgacggcagtaACGTATTTTTTtgtgcgttgcatattgcaatcactcagttcagcccttgggcgcggccgggcagccaccaaaccacgtgatgtgacgtcacgacagccggaggaaaagctgggccccaactcgcgcggtcgcccgcggccgcagccaccacctgactcccgctcctccagctaggggcgctgcgccggcgcgtgacgtcacggaggaaaagctgggccccaactggcgcggtcgcgcgcggccgcagccaccacctgactcccgctcctcccgctaggggcgctgcgctatgattgacgtcgcggcatatgtataaaagagctgcgctccttcgccgggacagtcttatacccctgtcacacgggcatttcgagggccctcgaaccgatagtctatcgactcaaaggcgatcgagcgctgctacacgggcagtttcaatggcgatcgagtcaatagcctatcgagtcaacggagcagcacggaactccatcgagatatgcaacgcattcttggcttaaccaagctaagcctggccatttttataTTCACGTTTTTACTAACGTCTTATCTCGGAGCATCTCAGAGCATGACAGGCGACAGAACATACCTGTAAGTATGCGCACTGTCATGTTAACACGTGCCCTTACGGTACGAAGTGCGCATGCTCATGCTTGTACCTGTCTTTATATAAGCAGCCCCATGTCTGATAATAAAGACACTTTGCTCCCGGCCTGCTGACCGttcacatggtgtcagaagtgggatggCGACGCGTTTCGCAAGCCGCGTTCACTGCTGCTCGTCCCCGCCCCTTCGTCCAGCTGCACCCCTAGTGCACTCCAGAGAAAGAAGTACGGCGTCGAGGGTTCTTCCACCGCCAAAGCCACTGGAAAGTACGGGTGACACTTACCAGAACTTGACCATCTGGAAAAGTGAGTTTACTCTGTTTTCTACGGCGACCGGACTAAGGAAGCAGCCTAAAGAAGTTCTGGCAGCAACACTTCTTGTGACAATTGGTGAAGCTAGGCGGGTGTTCTATGCCTTCAAATTCGCAAATTATGACGAAAAGGAAGACCTCGATAAGCTGACTGAAAAATTCGAGGCCCACTACAAACCAACGAATAATTTAGCGTTCAACGAGTTTCGTTTCGGCTCCCGAGATCAACGTGAGGGCGAATCTTTTAACGAGTGGCTAATCGATATCCGAACTATTGCTCGCTTGTGCGAATTCGGAGAGCTAGAGGACAGACTACTGCGCAGTCGAATTATTCTAGGAGTTAGAGACAAGGACCTGCAGCAGAAACTTCTGTCTGAAAATCCGTCGTATGCCAAAACAGTGCAAATATGCCGAGCAAGGGAACGAGCGAAGGAGCACTTTAACGAGATCAGGGAGGCAGAAGTAAGCGCTACAGATGAGGCCACCGTGCATGCTGTGAAATCGAAAGTTAGCCTCGGAATTTGCCCAAACTGCTGCTTCACGGAACACGGAAAAGCAAAGTGCCCTGCGCAAGGGAAGCGCTGTAACAAGTGTGGCAGCCGAAACCACTTCGCGCGTGGCTGCCGTCAACCAGAAGCGAGACGGAGGGGCCAAGCATGCAAGATAAAACAGGTCGAAATGGCAGAGGACGACGGCTATTTCCTTCAAACTCTGGAAGTCAATGCAATTGACGGCCACGACCGCTGGTCAGCGACTGTCGACATCGCAGGTTCAGCCCCACGCTGCAAAATTGATACCGGGGCCAACTGTCGCGTCATGCCCGAAGCGACACTCAGAAACATAACTACGAAGCCAGCACAAGACTGCTGTTCTACGCTACGGTCGTTTTTCAGGCACATAGAAAAGCGACAAAGAAGATTGAGCTTCAGGTCGCCAGTGCAGCGCAGTCTACCACGGCGCAGTTCCTGTTACATTGAGCGGCAAGGTAGCTGAACGCTTAGGGCTGATTGGCCGCATAAACACCGTGGACGCCTTGGAAACTAAGGAAATAGTAGAAAGACTTGGAGATGTTTTCCAGGGGCTGGGAGAAATCAAAGACGTAGTCTACCACATGGAACTCACACCTGAAGCTCGAGGCGTCGTCAAGCCAGCGCGACGAATCGCCATCGCCCTTCAGGAGCGCGTCCGAGCTGAGCTGGACCGGATGGACCACGACGGCGTCGTTGCTAAGGTAACAGAACCGACTTCCTGGTCTAGTCACATCGTTGCGgtagtaaagaaagaaaaagtacgcATATGCTTGGACCCATCTGACTTAAATAAGGCACTTCTGAGAGAGCACTACCACATACCGACGTTAGAAGATATCCTACCGCGGCTGCATGGAGCGAAATTCTTTTCTGCTCTGGATGCATCGCCAGGATTCTGGCAGATTAAGTTGGACGAGCCGAGCTTCCGCTTATGCACTATGAGCACGCCGTACGGGCGATACAGATTCCTGCGCATGCCGTTCGGCTTCGCTTACGCGCCGGAAATTTTTCAGCGGGTAATGCACCAGGTACTAGAGGGGCGTTGCCGTCGTTATGGACGGCATATTGGTTTGGGGACAGTCGCGACAGCAGCACGACAAAAATTTTAgccctcacatcgcacagcacacgggcgccttagcgtttttcctccataaaaactgcggctgcgtttttatggaggaaaaacgctaaggcgcccgtgtgctgtgcgatgtcagtgcgcgttaaagatccccaggtggtcgaaattattccggagtcctccactacgggcacctctttcttccttccttctttcactccctcctttatcccttcccttacggcgcggttcaggtgtccaacgatatatgagacagatactgcgccatttcctttcccatcccccaaaaccaattatatatatatatatatatatatatatatatatatatatatatatatatatatatatatatatatatatatatatatatatatatatatatgctgtccCGGTGTAGACAACACAATCTGAAGCTCAATAAGAACAAGTGCAATTTCCTCCAGCCCAGAGTGCGCTACATGGGCCACATTCTGACTCCAGAGGAGCTGTGCCTGAACCCCAGCAGAGTCGAAGACATCGTGCAAGTTCCGCCACCACAAAACCGTAAGGAACTCCAAGTTTTCCTCGGCATGATCAACTTCGTGGCGCAGTTTGTCCCTAACATATCCACGTTGTCAGCGCCGCTTCGCGAGCTGTTGAACAAGGACGTCGCGTGGGTCTGGACAGACCAGCAAGATAGCCGCTTTCGTCAGCTTCGAGCGACCCTCACAAAGGCGCCAGTCCTTGCCTATTTTAACCAAGGAAAACCACTGACCTTGTCAGTAGACGCCAGTCAGCATGGAGTATAGAGCCGTTCTTCTACAGGACGGGCAGCCAGTTGCCTTCCCATCCCGTTCGCTAACGGAAGCACAGCAGCACTACGCGCAGATCGAGAAGTAAACATTGGCAATTGGCCATGGTTGCACAAGCATAAGCATGCGCACTTCGTACCGTAAGGGCACGTGTTAGTATGACAGTGCGCATACTTACAAAAcctaacaattctggacaaaagcatttttgatcgggaaaccatttatgaaggcaattttttcacGTAATGTAAGATGTCACTACAAGGATCAATATATCCAGAAATCACCCGACAGCAGTCCTATATTTGTTTTTCCTGTAAATGTGTTTGCTGccgtcaaaagcgctccccattggtaTTCTacagcagtcttaactgttcgatgtgatcgatggaaacactttaaaagaaagattgtgCTACATATAACAAtaatggaccgttaccttcaatacttctatggataacagtgtcttacagttTTGCAAAttcaaaaattgatttttggggaaagaaaatggcgcaatatctgcctcacgtatcggcggacacctgaaccgcgccgtaagggaagggagaaaggagggagtgaaagaacaaaggaagaaagaggtgccgtagtggacggctctggaataatttccaccacctggcgatctttaacgtgcaccgacatcgcaccgcacatgggcgccttagcgtttcgcctccataaaaacgcagccgccgcggtcgggttcgaacccgggaactccggatcagtagccaagtgccctagccactgagccaccgcggctttccAATTTTAAAAATGTGTGCCCGAGAACGCTAGACATATTCCGTGGTGTAGGATTGCGAGAAAGTTGGGCTTTTCATCAAGAAGCCTTAAACTATCACGGTCTCGCCTTCTTCTAGAAGCTGTTTATTCATTTACATCATTTTAACCTGAAGGAATTTGCATTACATTTACCTTCCACCATTGCCATTTGTTAGATTAGCCGGCCGATCTTGGCGCCACAACAATACATCCAAATGCAAAAGTTGTCAGCCCACTTTCTTACACGATGGATATAGGGTGCATTCAAGACGGCACGTATCAAAATAGGAACTACTTAAATCACATCACCTAAAATCACGCACACAGAGCGAAATCTGTCTACGCAATCGCATCGCAAGAAACTGGTGCGTGGCACGAAATAGCGATGCTTTGCATATTCTTATTTAGGCTAACTTAATTAATATAATTAGGCGTACGAAATTTATTCTATGGCACTAGCACGCAGACATGTTCTAAACTGTTTAAGGCGCTTCGCATTAGATGACGTTTTACagcaatttattttattttttttaacccaCATGGTCTCCGGGACGCCGGTGCTGTGGCGGTGTCATATAACTAACCTTAGAGCTGTGCCTTATATTTACACCCACGACTACGTATATCTAAGTGTAGAAGCTACGAGCATGACGCGAGAGCGTTTAAAAGATCGTTGATCTCGCGTGCGTATCAGCCAGCTGCAAAGGTCTTGAAGCCATGGCCTTGTGTTAATGTCCTCCGCCGCTTAAGGGCGTTAACCTGCTGTGTTCAGTTACGGCATTGCTGCTGAACACACTTCGGTTTTGTTTCCTGTGTAACAAAGCTACCCAGCTGCCAAGATGATGCTGAGAGCACCCATCTTTGCGTTGCACCATCCTGGAAGATGTGTTCAAAGGCACCCATTTTAAACAGGTTTTGTAGGACTCATAGTGCGTTTTTCATGCAAAAATGCCTATCGTGCATGTTCGCGACAGGCACGAAAAAGCCCCCAAGAGTTCCTCAGTCAGCGCAAATTGTAGGGCAGAAGCATTCTACTAATTATTTTCAATGATGATTCGGAAAGGAACATGTTTTCTCATCCCGTTCTGGAGAGAACCAATTAAGCACTGGAAATTATTTCGCCTTCGACAAGCTGGCTTCAAATAACCGCAGACATTAGCTGGAATGATATGTCATGGAGATGGTATGCAAAAATACAATGAAAAAATCTTGCTCTCTGTGTGATGCCCTCTGTATATCTCAAGTGAGTGGCTATAGCCTGAACATTGTTTGCCAACGATCCAGATAAACAAattaataacaataacaatagaAAAGGAAGGAGGAATGCGAGCGTTGCCTTTCGTGTAACATTCGTAATAACGCAGCCAGGGACATCTGCACTCTGATGCATGCACGTAGTGATGCACGCGTACCTGCATAATTGAGACGACCAGGATGAAAAAGGGAACGTGAGTAACGACACCGCACGCTGAGGAGCACATGTTCATCGCGGCGACTATGTCTCCATGCTCGTCCTTGTCCACGAGCCTCGTGAGAGTCTCGGCGCGTTTCAAAACTACGGCTCGGCGGCAGCGCCTTCCCACCACCAGAACGGTCGAGAAACGCAGGACGTGCAGCACCCAGGGTAGCGACTCCAGGTACTTGCCGGTGCGGAACACTTCCCGGCATTCTCGCAAGGACAGCGAGTCTCTACCTTCGGCTTCGGAGCTCTCCACGTAATCTCTCAGCAGGCCTCCAGTCTGACAGCAGCCCAGGATACGCTGGAGGTCACTCACTCGCAGCACTGTCGTCGTCGGGGGTGAAGCCGACATAAGGAGGTCGATGAGCTGCTGGTAGTCGTCACTACGCATCTTGATTGCATGCTCATGTGGTGCTTCCTGAATGTCGTTAACATCCCCAGCTCTGGGAGCTTGACGACTATGTTCAGTGTCGGTTTCCATATCTTCTTCTTCGCCGTCTTCCTTGTCAGGTGGCACGTGCACCCAACTATAGGCACTTAACCGCAATGTCGTGGCCGCAATCACAACACATGCTCGCAAAAACTCCATGTAGAAGCCCAgcgaaaactttattttcacaaTGATAAGCTGCATCAGGTCGATTTTCCTATGTGGACAACGTTGTCGTAATAACAGATAACTTGTGAAGACAACAACGTACTCCAAGCGAGAAAAAAACAAGCAGAGCAACAGGCGCAGTGAAATATTTATTGACGCTCTCCTACGATTAGCGAAAATCGAAAGCGATATGGAAAATTTAGTTCGCCAACGCCATCGACTCCCGAAGGTAGTTATTGTCAGCTGCAAAGCTTCAATGTTCCCTGGCTTCTTGGCAGGGGCGTagccggaaggggggggggggggggggggggggcttcaggcccctcccccccccccccgacatttttttctgtcacgcaccgctgaccaaaacaaccaccggcgccggaagtctttctggattttgtcaccgaCAATGcatttttcagactagaaaagacattgtGGTGCGAACGGGCAATTACGGGCATAAACGGGCAATGACGTAAATGCATGACTGTTCATACCACAGAAATTTGTGCCGTTCATAGTAACAGTTAACATTATGATTCCAAATTACCATGCGAATATGAAAATtttgaggacatcaataaccgat
Protein-coding sequences here:
- the LOC144119627 gene encoding uncharacterized protein LOC144119627 — translated: MQLIIVKIKFSLGFYMEFLRACVVIAATTLRLSAYSWVHVPPDKEDGEEEDMETDTEHSRQAPRAGDVNDIQEAPHEHAIKMRSDDYQQLIDLLMSASPPTTTVLRVSDLQRILGCCQTGGLLRDYVESSEAEGRDSLSLRECREVFRTGKYLESLPWVLHVLRFSTVLVVGRRCRRAVVLKRAETLTRLVDKDEHGDIVAAMNMCSSACGVVTHVPFFILVVSIMQVATFTYHCALPSCHEAPGHRQLCQLPCNSSLVFNPHRRREVWRYLTYALVHDGFLHLGGNLFFQVAFAFPLEVVHSWWPVMLVYVSGLLCGPLAQSVLSPNAYIVGSSSGVYSLQTAHLAHIAANFNDMELVGLRVATLLLIYLNDLYSIIRGPENKHGQVLSYAGHYGGALAGLVVGLPVLNFSRLKQCYSQRIPY
- the LOC144119626 gene encoding rhomboid-related protein 2-like — protein: MGGSMTAARKQKIWMEEIPYWTEIYKKLQRGDKAYAVELLAFLTPNSKCPASILQELNELVNENEQSSLNLEQFLLMCTSGRPASVRQKRFHKVVTAAANVYAGRLQRARLVRHAMVDYPVFLIQVLFFGLVIVTQIVVYLQYLFWCCPETQREMDDHLRFDDKLVLVLERKREVWRTVSFVLVTFNGLSLVLAVAIELLVCLPLSLLQSPWKIPYLYAAGAFTAAELAFICGYYYTAGASAAVYSVLWAHVVDIIVNYRQFGSAIGRVVLIVLYTMVDAVQAYYLNPIPSVGTLPHLVGVFVGCTLGLAVLRKNKGRKWEKWVYGTIKFLYWALIAWAFALAAWGPTY